A single genomic interval of Mycobacterium sp. DL592 harbors:
- the ponA2 gene encoding transglycosylase/D,D-transpeptidase PonA2 has translation MSEEQPGLPTRGTTIGLLALCCLLAGVLVAGLLFPIVGGAGLVINNASDVATQDSAQLMEGEVPTVSTMVDAAGNPIAWIYTQRRWPVTTDRIADTMKLAIVSIEDKRFAEHNGVDIQGTLTGLAGYLKGDLDTRGGSTIEQQYIKNYNLLVNAQTDAERRAAVETTPARKLREIRMALALDKVLSKPEILTRYLNLVSFGNGSYGVQDAAKTYFGVNAADLNWQQAALLAGMVQSTSALNPYTNPDAARARRNLVLDTMIENLPDKADELRAAREQPLGILPQPATLPQGCIAAGDRGFFCDYVLQYLARAGISKDDIARNGYLIKTTLDPRVQNSVKKAIDSVADPTLDGVASVMTVLRPGQDSHKVLAMGDNRGYGLRLDAGETVQPQPFSLAGDGAGSIFKIFTTAAALEMGMGTNAQLEVPPTFQGKGLGTSGTPGCPPDTWCVKNAGAYRTPMSVTDALAQSPNTAFARLIQQVGVARAVDMAVKLGLRSYAEPGTARAYDPEKNESLADFIKRQNLGSFTLGPFQLNALELSNVAATLASGGMWCPPSPIAEVFDRRGKPIAVETAKCEQVVPPGLANTMANALSKDATGGTAASSAGSVGWSLPISGKTGTTESHRSSGFLGFTNQYAAANYIFDDSPKPGGLCSWPLRKCGYGNLYGGNEPARTWFTAMKPIAEDFGPISLPPNDPRYVDGGPGSEVPSITGLSLDAAKKRLRDAGFQVSDLPTPINSYLSKGSIVGTTPKGKTIPGSIITINTSNGIAPAPPPVAAPPPDAGPPPPPDGLPPPDVQVMNICSCPLVWRPSCTLTSTRSTHRWSSAMTRRCAAAR, from the coding sequence ATGTCGGAGGAGCAACCGGGGTTGCCGACCAGGGGAACCACCATCGGATTGCTGGCGCTATGCTGCCTGCTCGCCGGTGTACTGGTCGCCGGGCTGCTGTTCCCGATCGTCGGTGGCGCCGGGCTGGTGATCAACAACGCCTCCGATGTGGCCACCCAGGATTCGGCCCAACTCATGGAAGGCGAAGTTCCCACCGTCTCGACCATGGTGGACGCCGCGGGCAATCCGATCGCCTGGATCTACACCCAGCGGCGCTGGCCGGTCACCACCGACCGGATCGCCGACACGATGAAACTGGCGATCGTCTCCATCGAGGACAAGAGGTTTGCCGAACACAACGGCGTCGACATCCAGGGCACTCTGACCGGTCTGGCCGGTTACTTGAAAGGCGATCTCGATACCCGCGGCGGCTCGACGATCGAGCAGCAGTACATCAAGAACTACAACCTTCTGGTCAACGCCCAGACCGATGCCGAGCGGCGAGCTGCCGTCGAGACCACGCCGGCCCGCAAGCTGCGCGAGATCCGGATGGCGCTGGCCCTGGACAAGGTGCTGTCCAAGCCGGAGATTCTCACCCGCTATCTGAACCTGGTCTCCTTCGGCAACGGCTCCTACGGCGTACAGGACGCCGCGAAGACCTACTTCGGCGTCAACGCCGCCGACCTGAACTGGCAGCAGGCCGCGCTGCTGGCCGGGATGGTGCAGTCGACCAGTGCGCTCAACCCGTACACTAATCCCGATGCCGCGCGGGCCCGCCGAAACCTGGTGCTCGACACCATGATCGAGAACCTGCCCGACAAGGCCGACGAGTTGCGGGCCGCCCGCGAACAACCGCTGGGAATCCTGCCGCAGCCCGCGACCCTGCCGCAGGGCTGCATCGCAGCCGGCGACCGCGGGTTCTTCTGCGACTACGTGCTGCAGTACCTGGCCAGGGCCGGGATCAGCAAGGACGACATCGCCCGCAACGGGTACCTGATCAAGACGACGCTGGACCCCCGGGTGCAGAACAGCGTGAAGAAGGCGATCGATTCGGTGGCCGACCCGACGCTGGACGGCGTGGCCAGCGTGATGACGGTGCTCCGGCCGGGGCAGGACTCCCACAAGGTGCTGGCCATGGGCGACAACCGAGGCTACGGCCTGCGGTTGGATGCCGGTGAAACCGTTCAGCCACAACCCTTTTCGTTGGCTGGAGACGGTGCCGGCTCGATCTTCAAGATCTTCACCACCGCCGCCGCACTCGAGATGGGCATGGGTACCAACGCCCAACTCGAGGTGCCGCCCACGTTCCAGGGCAAGGGGCTGGGAACCAGCGGCACCCCCGGCTGCCCGCCCGACACCTGGTGTGTGAAGAACGCGGGCGCCTATCGGACGCCGATGAGCGTCACCGACGCGCTGGCGCAGTCGCCCAACACCGCGTTCGCCCGGCTGATCCAGCAGGTCGGCGTGGCACGGGCGGTGGACATGGCGGTCAAGCTCGGGCTGCGCTCCTACGCCGAGCCGGGCACCGCCCGTGCCTACGATCCCGAGAAGAATGAAAGCCTGGCCGATTTCATCAAACGGCAGAACCTCGGCTCGTTCACGCTGGGCCCGTTCCAGCTCAACGCGCTCGAACTGTCCAATGTGGCCGCCACCTTGGCCTCGGGCGGAATGTGGTGCCCGCCAAGCCCTATCGCCGAGGTCTTCGATCGGCGCGGAAAACCGATCGCGGTCGAAACGGCGAAGTGCGAACAGGTCGTACCGCCGGGGCTGGCCAACACGATGGCCAATGCGCTGAGCAAGGACGCCACCGGCGGCACCGCCGCGAGTTCGGCGGGATCAGTGGGCTGGAGCCTGCCGATATCGGGCAAGACCGGAACGACGGAGTCGCACCGCTCGTCAGGGTTCCTGGGCTTCACCAACCAGTACGCGGCCGCGAACTACATCTTCGACGACTCGCCCAAGCCGGGTGGGCTGTGCTCGTGGCCGCTGCGCAAATGCGGTTACGGAAACCTCTACGGCGGCAACGAGCCGGCCAGGACGTGGTTCACGGCGATGAAGCCGATCGCCGAGGACTTCGGCCCGATCTCGCTGCCCCCCAACGATCCCCGCTATGTCGACGGCGGCCCCGGCAGTGAGGTGCCCAGCATCACCGGGCTGAGTCTGGACGCCGCGAAGAAGCGTCTGCGTGATGCCGGCTTCCAGGTGTCCGACCTACCCACGCCGATCAACAGCTACTTGTCCAAGGGGTCGATCGTCGGCACCACGCCGAAGGGCAAGACCATCCCGGGTTCGATCATCACCATCAACACCAGCAATGGCATCGCTCCGGCCCCGCCGCCCGTGGCCGCGCCGCCGCCCGATGCCGGTCCGCCACCGCCACCGGATGGCCTGCCCCCGCCGGACGTCCAGGTCATGAACATATGTTCGTGTCCACTGGTCTGGCGACCATCCTGCACGCTGACCTCGACGCGTTCTACGCATCGGTGGAGCAGCGCGATGACCCGACGCTGCGCGGCCGCCCGGTGA
- a CDS encoding metalloregulator ArsR/SmtB family transcription factor, producing the protein MPSTVPGGTERPLYEIKANLFKALAHPARIRVLEILSANTQPTTVSEILAGTDIEPTLLSQHLAVLKRHQVVRAERVGNAVYYELAHPSIRELLVIARSFLADTLKSQQQQLEAFAALPPIGGPQ; encoded by the coding sequence GTGCCCAGCACCGTCCCCGGCGGAACCGAACGGCCGCTCTACGAGATCAAGGCCAACCTGTTCAAGGCGCTGGCCCACCCGGCCCGAATCCGGGTCCTGGAGATCCTGTCGGCCAATACCCAACCCACCACCGTCAGCGAGATCCTCGCCGGCACCGACATCGAGCCCACCCTGCTGTCGCAGCATCTCGCCGTGCTCAAACGCCATCAGGTGGTCCGGGCCGAACGGGTCGGCAACGCCGTCTACTACGAGTTGGCCCATCCCTCGATCCGCGAACTGCTCGTGATCGCCCGCTCCTTCCTGGCCGACACTCTCAAATCCCAGCAGCAACAGCTCGAAGCGTTCGCCGCGCTGCCGCCGATCGGCGGGCCACAGTGA
- a CDS encoding NAD(P)/FAD-dependent oxidoreductase: protein MTEHVDVVIVGAGISGISAAWHLKDRCPAKTFVVLERRTDLGGTWDLFKYPGIRSDSDMFTLGFRFKPWTDTKAIADGPSIMRYLRETVREYGIDRHIRYGQRVVSAEWSTADNQWTVRVEADGEQRDITCSFLFACSGYYNYDEGYSPEFPGAQDFTGTIVHPQHWPEDLDYTGKRIVVIGSGATAVTLIPALANSGAAHVTMLQRSPTYIGALPDVDPFASRVSKLLPAKPAYVVNRWKSILFQSAQYRLARRFPNFMRKQLMTMAQRRLPAGYDVEKHFGPSYKVWDERLCLAPNGDLFRTIRKGHADVVTDTIERFTETGIALSSGQELPADIIVTATGLNLQLFGGADIRKDGQPLDLTTTMAYKGMMLSGVPNMAFTIGYTNASWTLKADLVSEFVCRVLNHMDAGGYDHVEPASPDAGVDERPLLDFTPGYVLRALDRLPKAGSRAPWRLKQNYLLDLRLIRHGKVDDEALQFSKQRAAVGV from the coding sequence ATGACCGAACACGTCGATGTGGTGATCGTTGGTGCCGGGATCTCTGGAATCAGCGCCGCCTGGCATCTGAAGGACCGCTGCCCGGCCAAGACCTTCGTGGTGCTCGAACGCCGGACCGATCTCGGCGGCACCTGGGATCTGTTCAAGTACCCCGGCATCCGGTCGGACTCCGACATGTTCACCCTCGGCTTCCGGTTCAAGCCGTGGACGGACACCAAGGCGATCGCCGACGGTCCCTCGATCATGCGATACCTGCGGGAGACCGTGCGCGAGTACGGAATCGACCGCCACATCCGCTACGGCCAGCGGGTGGTCAGTGCCGAGTGGTCAACCGCCGACAACCAGTGGACCGTGCGAGTCGAGGCGGACGGTGAGCAGCGCGATATCACCTGCTCATTCCTGTTCGCCTGCAGCGGCTACTACAACTACGACGAGGGCTACTCGCCCGAGTTCCCCGGCGCCCAGGACTTCACCGGCACCATCGTGCACCCGCAACACTGGCCCGAGGACCTCGACTACACCGGCAAGCGGATCGTTGTTATCGGCAGCGGCGCCACCGCGGTGACTCTGATTCCCGCGCTTGCCAATTCGGGCGCCGCGCACGTGACGATGCTGCAGCGCTCACCGACCTACATCGGCGCGCTACCCGACGTCGACCCGTTCGCCAGCCGGGTCAGCAAGCTGCTGCCCGCCAAGCCGGCCTACGTGGTGAACCGGTGGAAGAGCATCCTGTTCCAGTCCGCCCAGTACCGGCTGGCCCGCCGCTTCCCCAACTTCATGCGCAAGCAATTGATGACCATGGCCCAGCGCCGGCTGCCGGCGGGCTACGACGTCGAGAAGCACTTCGGCCCCTCCTACAAGGTGTGGGACGAACGACTGTGCCTGGCCCCCAACGGCGATCTGTTCCGGACCATCCGCAAGGGCCACGCCGACGTGGTGACCGACACCATCGAGCGTTTCACCGAGACGGGCATCGCACTGAGCTCCGGGCAGGAACTGCCAGCCGACATCATCGTCACCGCAACGGGTTTGAACCTCCAGCTCTTCGGCGGGGCGGACATCCGCAAAGACGGGCAACCCCTGGACCTGACCACCACCATGGCCTACAAGGGCATGATGCTCTCCGGTGTGCCGAACATGGCCTTCACGATCGGCTACACCAACGCATCGTGGACCCTCAAAGCCGACCTGGTCTCCGAATTCGTCTGCCGCGTACTCAATCACATGGACGCGGGCGGATACGACCACGTCGAACCCGCGAGCCCGGATGCCGGCGTCGACGAACGCCCATTGCTGGACTTCACCCCCGGTTACGTGCTGCGTGCGCTGGACCGGCTGCCCAAGGCCGGCTCGCGGGCGCCGTGGCGGCTCAAGCAGAACTATCTGCTGGACCTTCGGCTGATCCGGCACGGCAAGGTCGACGACGAGGCGCTGCAGTTCTCCAAACAGCGAGCAGCGGTTGGGGTTTAG
- a CDS encoding SulP family inorganic anion transporter: MIATAAGTISRLLPHRSDYAGLSRSWRRDILAGVTVGVVALPLALAFGISSGVGAAAGLITAVIAGLVAAVFGGSHVQVSGPTGAMAVVLAPIVALHGIGSVALVTVLAGVIVLTAGICGLGRAVTFIPWPVIEGFTLGIAAIIFLQQVPAAFGTTAPAGQRTLVAAWNVVAHAEWASAWRTLAVVAVVAVLMLGLPRLHRSIPESLTAVVAATVIVVAFHIPVASIGALPSHLPAPVMPHADLSSARTLLGAALAIAALAAIESLLSARVAATMSPTGPYDPDRELVGQGLASVASGLFGGMPATGAIARTAVNVRSGARTRVAAIVHSVLLLGIVYLATGPVAAIPLSALAGVLMVTSFRMISATTVRKILRSTRSDAATFVLTAFVTIGFDLIEAVEIGLLFAAFFALRTVARRSSVVREELPGPSQPGDERIALLRLDGAMFFGAAERISGAITDADRPEVTVVIIRMSQLGMLDATGAHTLAEIAEELESRGITVIIKGVRPEHMALLENMGIVDALRHENHLIDSLDEAIAHARSHVAHSDSG, from the coding sequence GTGATCGCCACAGCGGCGGGTACCATCAGCCGGCTGCTACCCCACCGCAGTGACTACGCGGGCCTGTCCCGCTCGTGGCGTCGCGACATCCTGGCCGGGGTCACCGTCGGCGTCGTGGCACTGCCACTGGCATTGGCGTTCGGCATCAGCTCCGGGGTCGGTGCGGCCGCCGGGCTCATCACCGCCGTCATCGCCGGCCTGGTCGCGGCGGTATTCGGCGGCTCCCACGTCCAGGTGTCCGGGCCGACGGGCGCGATGGCGGTGGTGCTGGCACCGATCGTCGCCCTGCACGGGATCGGCAGCGTGGCGCTGGTGACCGTGCTGGCCGGCGTGATCGTGTTGACCGCGGGCATCTGCGGTCTCGGACGGGCGGTGACGTTCATCCCGTGGCCGGTCATCGAGGGCTTCACCCTCGGCATCGCCGCCATCATCTTCCTGCAGCAGGTTCCGGCCGCGTTCGGCACCACCGCCCCGGCCGGCCAGCGCACCCTGGTGGCGGCATGGAACGTCGTCGCCCACGCCGAATGGGCCTCGGCGTGGCGGACTTTGGCGGTTGTCGCCGTGGTCGCTGTTCTGATGCTCGGCCTGCCCCGGCTGCACCGCAGCATCCCGGAGTCGCTGACCGCCGTCGTCGCCGCCACGGTGATCGTGGTGGCCTTCCACATCCCGGTGGCCAGCATCGGGGCACTGCCGTCACATCTGCCCGCGCCGGTCATGCCGCACGCCGACCTCAGTTCGGCGCGCACACTGCTCGGTGCCGCGCTGGCCATCGCCGCCCTCGCGGCGATCGAGTCGTTGCTGTCGGCCCGGGTGGCGGCCACCATGTCCCCGACGGGTCCGTATGACCCCGACCGTGAGCTCGTCGGGCAGGGGCTGGCCTCGGTGGCCTCCGGCCTCTTCGGCGGAATGCCCGCCACCGGAGCGATTGCCCGCACCGCGGTCAACGTGCGCTCCGGTGCGCGCACCCGGGTGGCGGCGATCGTCCATTCGGTGCTGTTGCTGGGCATCGTGTACCTGGCGACCGGGCCGGTGGCGGCAATTCCGTTGTCCGCCTTGGCCGGTGTGCTGATGGTGACCTCGTTCCGGATGATCTCGGCGACGACGGTGCGCAAGATCCTGCGCTCGACCCGGTCGGACGCGGCCACGTTCGTGCTGACGGCGTTCGTCACGATCGGCTTCGACCTGATCGAAGCGGTAGAGATCGGCCTCCTCTTCGCGGCGTTCTTCGCACTGCGGACCGTGGCCCGGCGCAGCAGCGTGGTGCGCGAGGAACTGCCCGGCCCGAGTCAGCCCGGTGACGAGCGCATCGCACTGCTCCGTTTGGACGGGGCGATGTTCTTCGGTGCGGCCGAACGCATTTCGGGCGCGATCACCGATGCCGACCGTCCTGAGGTCACCGTCGTGATCATCCGGATGTCGCAGCTGGGCATGCTCGACGCCACCGGCGCGCACACCCTGGCCGAGATCGCCGAGGAACTCGAGTCGCGCGGAATCACGGTCATCATCAAGGGAGTACGGCCCGAGCACATGGCCCTGCTGGAGAACATGGGCATCGTCGACGCGCTGCGCCACGAGAACCATCTGATCGACTCCCTCGACGAGGCCATCGCCCACGCCCGCTCGCATGTGGCGCACTCCGACTCGGGTTGA
- a CDS encoding TetR/AcrR family transcriptional regulator: MSINSTPCKVTAVTAASPSRPRGRRATRPSGDERESAILDTLERMLEQRPFSEISVDDLAKGAGLSRPTFYFYFASKEAVLVRLFERMTAATDPAAQQSAGPKAADNPELFWRNGIFAFFAALRPHRNVAVAGLTAMASSPELRQLWSRFMTAWIDHTAELIEAERARGAAPDTIPARDLATALNLMNERVVFASQGDQQPTLPEDAALDAVAHVWVTSIYGSTQA; this comes from the coding sequence ATGTCGATAAATTCAACACCCTGTAAAGTAACCGCTGTGACCGCCGCAAGCCCGTCCCGTCCGCGGGGCCGCCGCGCCACCCGTCCCTCGGGCGACGAACGCGAATCGGCGATCCTGGACACGCTGGAACGGATGCTCGAGCAGCGGCCGTTCAGCGAGATCTCGGTCGACGACCTCGCCAAGGGCGCGGGTCTGTCGCGGCCGACCTTCTACTTCTACTTCGCCTCCAAGGAAGCCGTGCTGGTGCGGCTGTTCGAGCGGATGACCGCCGCCACCGACCCGGCAGCCCAGCAGTCTGCCGGCCCGAAGGCCGCCGACAATCCCGAACTGTTCTGGCGCAACGGCATCTTCGCGTTCTTCGCAGCGTTGCGCCCACACCGCAACGTGGCGGTTGCGGGGCTGACCGCGATGGCGTCGAGCCCCGAATTACGCCAGCTGTGGTCGAGGTTCATGACGGCGTGGATCGATCACACCGCCGAACTGATCGAGGCCGAGCGGGCCCGGGGAGCGGCGCCCGACACCATCCCGGCGCGCGACCTCGCGACCGCATTGAACCTGATGAACGAGCGCGTCGTGTTCGCCTCGCAGGGCGACCAGCAGCCCACCCTTCCCGAAGACGCCGCTCTCGACGCCGTCGCGCACGTCTGGGTGACAAGCATCTACGGCTCCACCCAGGCATGA
- a CDS encoding PHP domain-containing protein: MDPVAALREIAYYKDRAREDSRRVMAYRKAADIVEALDETARDRHAKANTWQSIPGIGPKTATVIAQAVAGQIPDALAELRSAAEDLGGGHIREAIRGDLHCHSNWSDGSAPIEEMMVTAAALGHEYCALTDHSPRLRIANGLSADRLRRQLDIIDELREKVAPFRILTGIEVDILEDGTLDQDPELLDRLDIVVASVHSKLSMDAPSMTRRMVRAVSNSRVNVLGHCTGRLVTGSRGFRPESKFDAERVFHACREHRTAVEINSRPERRDPPTRLLNLALEIGCEFSIDTDAHAPGQLDFLGYGAQRALDADVPADRIINTWSADKLVGWAQSGS; the protein is encoded by the coding sequence ATGGACCCGGTGGCCGCGCTACGCGAGATCGCGTACTACAAGGACCGCGCACGGGAGGACTCCCGCCGCGTGATGGCCTACCGCAAGGCCGCCGACATCGTCGAAGCTCTCGACGAGACCGCACGCGACCGGCACGCCAAGGCCAACACCTGGCAGTCGATTCCCGGGATCGGACCCAAGACCGCCACCGTCATCGCACAGGCCGTCGCAGGCCAGATCCCCGACGCCCTCGCTGAATTACGTTCGGCTGCTGAGGATCTCGGTGGCGGACACATCAGGGAAGCGATCCGGGGCGATCTGCACTGCCATTCCAACTGGTCGGATGGCTCCGCCCCGATCGAGGAGATGATGGTCACCGCCGCGGCGCTGGGCCACGAGTACTGCGCCCTGACCGACCACTCGCCGCGGCTCAGGATCGCCAACGGGCTCTCGGCCGACCGCCTGCGCCGTCAGCTCGACATCATCGACGAACTGCGCGAGAAGGTGGCGCCTTTCCGGATCCTCACCGGCATCGAGGTCGACATCCTCGAGGACGGCACGCTCGACCAGGACCCCGAGCTGCTCGACCGCCTGGACATCGTCGTGGCCAGCGTGCACTCCAAACTCTCGATGGATGCCCCGTCGATGACGCGTCGCATGGTGCGCGCGGTGAGCAACTCCCGCGTCAACGTGCTCGGGCACTGCACCGGCCGACTGGTGACAGGCAGCCGCGGCTTCCGGCCCGAGTCGAAGTTCGATGCGGAGAGGGTGTTTCACGCCTGCCGCGAACACCGGACCGCCGTCGAGATCAACTCCCGCCCGGAACGCCGCGACCCGCCGACCCGGCTGCTGAACCTCGCTCTGGAGATCGGTTGCGAATTCTCCATCGACACCGACGCCCACGCGCCAGGCCAACTCGACTTCCTCGGCTACGGCGCACAGCGCGCGCTCGACGCCGACGTCCCCGCCGATCGGATCATCAACACCTGGTCGGCCGACAAGCTGGTCGGCTGGGCTCAGTCCGGCAGCTGA
- the dinB gene encoding DNA polymerase IV, which translates to MFVSTGLATILHADLDAFYASVEQRDDPTLRGRPVIVGGGVVLAASYEAKAFGVRAAMGGSQARRLCPAAVVVPPRMSAYSRASDAVFEVFRDITPMVEPLSVDEAFLDVSGLRRLSGDPVQIGAQLREAVRDRVGLPITVGIARTKFLAKVASQQAKPDGLLLVPPDAELEFLHPLPVRSLWGVGAKTAEKLQSHGIYTVAQVAELSESMLAGLVGGAMGRQLYALSRNIDRRRVQTGRQRRSVGAQRALGRRRMPAAELDAVVVGLVDRITRRMRAAQRTGRTVVLRLRFDDFDRVTRSHTMPRATASTETVLATARALVGQAAPVIAERGITLIGFAVSNIDRDGAQQLELPLDGPQPDLLDLDAAVDRVRRRYGNSAVTRGVLVGRDPGLEMPQLPD; encoded by the coding sequence ATGTTCGTGTCCACTGGTCTGGCGACCATCCTGCACGCTGACCTCGACGCGTTCTACGCATCGGTGGAGCAGCGCGATGACCCGACGCTGCGCGGCCGCCCGGTGATCGTCGGCGGCGGCGTGGTGCTGGCCGCCAGTTACGAGGCCAAGGCCTTCGGTGTGCGGGCGGCGATGGGCGGCAGCCAGGCCCGTCGGCTATGCCCGGCCGCCGTCGTCGTCCCGCCACGGATGTCGGCCTATAGCCGCGCCAGCGACGCCGTGTTCGAGGTGTTCCGCGACATCACCCCGATGGTCGAGCCGCTCTCGGTCGACGAGGCCTTCCTCGACGTCTCCGGGCTCCGCCGGCTCAGCGGTGACCCGGTGCAGATCGGGGCGCAGCTGCGCGAGGCGGTTCGCGATCGCGTCGGATTACCCATCACGGTGGGCATCGCCCGCACCAAGTTCCTGGCGAAGGTGGCCAGCCAGCAGGCCAAACCGGACGGGCTGCTGCTGGTGCCGCCTGATGCCGAACTCGAGTTCCTGCATCCCCTGCCGGTGCGCAGCCTGTGGGGCGTCGGCGCCAAGACAGCGGAAAAGCTTCAGTCGCATGGCATTTACACCGTCGCCCAGGTTGCCGAACTCAGTGAGTCGATGCTGGCCGGACTGGTCGGCGGCGCGATGGGTAGGCAGCTTTACGCACTGTCGCGCAATATCGACAGACGGCGGGTGCAGACCGGCCGACAGCGCCGGTCGGTGGGGGCCCAACGTGCCCTGGGCCGGCGGCGGATGCCGGCCGCCGAGCTCGACGCGGTGGTCGTCGGTCTGGTGGACCGGATCACCAGGCGGATGCGGGCGGCTCAGCGCACGGGACGGACGGTGGTGCTGCGGTTGCGCTTCGACGACTTCGACCGGGTCACCCGCTCACACACGATGCCGCGGGCGACGGCGTCGACCGAAACCGTGCTGGCCACAGCCCGAGCGCTGGTCGGACAGGCGGCACCGGTGATCGCCGAGCGGGGTATCACCTTGATCGGGTTCGCGGTCTCCAACATCGATCGGGACGGAGCTCAGCAGCTGGAGTTGCCGCTCGACGGGCCGCAGCCCGACTTGCTCGACCTCGATGCGGCAGTCGACCGCGTGCGCCGCCGTTACGGCAACTCGGCGGTCACCCGCGGCGTGCTGGTGGGCAGGGATCCCGGCTTGGAGATGCCTCAGCTGCCGGACTGA
- a CDS encoding nucleoid-structuring protein H-NS, giving the protein MAEAQDQPDEGGTTPPEPQQPEEVVAKKAPAKKAPAKKAPVKKAPTKKAPAKKAPAKKVPPPALDAAVPPPALDAPATHAALAAGNGSPPLAEAAREAAANAKSSVEQAASPLSKPSTPAVPDTGRSPLPFAVAFAVAVLLALLIRRRRHASDE; this is encoded by the coding sequence ATGGCAGAAGCTCAGGACCAGCCCGACGAGGGTGGTACCACGCCGCCGGAGCCGCAACAGCCCGAGGAGGTCGTCGCGAAGAAGGCTCCGGCCAAAAAGGCACCCGCCAAAAAGGCACCGGTGAAGAAGGCCCCCACCAAAAAGGCGCCGGCCAAGAAGGCACCCGCCAAGAAGGTCCCCCCGCCTGCGCTGGACGCGGCCGTGCCACCGCCCGCGCTCGACGCTCCGGCCACCCACGCGGCGCTGGCAGCCGGCAACGGGTCCCCGCCGCTGGCCGAGGCTGCCCGGGAGGCCGCCGCCAACGCGAAGTCGTCGGTGGAGCAGGCCGCCAGCCCGCTGTCGAAGCCGTCGACGCCGGCCGTCCCGGACACCGGCCGGTCGCCGCTGCCGTTCGCGGTGGCATTCGCCGTGGCCGTCCTGCTCGCATTGCTCATTCGGCGCCGGCGTCACGCCTCCGACGAATGA
- the rraA gene encoding ribonuclease E activity regulator RraA, whose product MTVAFRPTADLVDDIGPDVRSCDVQFRQFGGRSEFAGPISTVRCFQDNALLKSVLSEPGEGRVLVIDGEASVHAALVGDIIAELARSNGWAGLVVHGAVRDAATLRTLDIGIKALGTNPRKSSKTGAGERDVPVSFGGVTFTPGELAYSDDDGIVVVTND is encoded by the coding sequence ATGACCGTCGCCTTCCGCCCGACTGCCGATCTCGTCGACGACATCGGGCCCGACGTCCGCAGCTGCGATGTCCAGTTCCGTCAGTTCGGTGGGCGAAGCGAATTCGCCGGGCCGATCAGCACGGTGCGCTGCTTTCAGGACAACGCCCTGCTCAAGTCGGTGCTGAGTGAACCCGGCGAGGGGCGCGTGCTGGTCATCGACGGTGAGGCCTCGGTGCACGCCGCTCTGGTCGGCGACATCATCGCCGAGTTGGCGCGCTCCAACGGCTGGGCCGGTCTGGTCGTGCACGGCGCGGTGCGTGACGCCGCGACGCTGCGCACCCTCGACATCGGCATCAAGGCGCTGGGCACCAATCCCCGCAAGAGCTCCAAGACCGGTGCCGGCGAGCGTGATGTGCCCGTGAGTTTCGGCGGTGTCACCTTCACCCCGGGCGAGCTGGCCTACAGCGATGACGACGGGATCGTCGTCGTCACGAACGACTAA